In Planctomonas sp. JC2975, the genomic stretch ACCTCCGTAATACGCGTGCACGATCACGGACCGGTGTTCGATCGACAGCGTCGCGAGGGCGTCGGCGACCAGCCACGCGTCGAGTCGGGCGTCCGTGTCGTCGCCGATCGGTGCGTCCGGAAGCGTGTCCGTCGTCACCTCGTGGTGATGCCTTGCGCTGCGCGTGCCGTCGATCACGAGATTGCGCGCCACCGTGAACAGCCATGCACGAGCGGATGACTCGCTCTGGTCGAGCACGCTCGGCTTGCGCCAGGCGCGCAGCAGCGTCTCCTGCACGATGTCGTCCGCCTGTGCCGCGTCGCCGGTGAGTGAGACCACGTACCGCCAGAGCGCTGGAGCGTGCTCGTCGTGCAGCGCGCGCAGCAGTGCCGCGTCGTCCGCCGTCATGCCGCCTCCCGCTGTCGTCTCTCATCCAGTCTGCGCGTCGGTCCCGCCGGTGCGCCCGGCGATCCGTTCCACTGTCGTGTCGAGTCGCGTGTCGGGCTTCGTGGTCGGGACGTGCACTGGTGACACGAGCAGGAACGCTGAAACGTTCATCGGTGAGGGATGCGCCCGATGCCTTGACCCTCACACGGTGTGAGGTGCCACAACGGTAGGGGACGGACGCCACGGAGGCGATCCGTCGATCCGTGGCTCTCCGTCACCAACAGCGAAAGGCCGTCATGAACGAGAACAGCTCACTGTCCGTTGCCGCCGGCACTGTCATCCGTCCCGCCGTCGACTACGCGCGGCACACGGTGTTCAGCGATCCGGGGGACCAGCGCGACTGGCTCGCGGATGCTCCGCGCACCGTCGCGGGCATCCGTCGCCTCGCAGGCACGCTGATCTTCCACTACCGGGCGTCGGGGGATCCGACCGCGCTCGGGTTCGGGCCAGAGCGCCTCGACGAGATCGACCTCCGGTACGCGGATGCCATCCTCGGCCGGGCTCGCCGGCTGCAGCCCGGATCCATCACGGCCCCGCGCGGCGACCTCCAGTCCGTCCTCGGATGCTGCCGCGACTTCACCCTCGTCTTCGTCGCAATGGCGCGGGAGCTGGGCGTCCCGACGCGCATGCGCATCGGATTCGGCGGCTACCTCATTGCCGGCTGGTGGCTCGACCACGTGATCGCCGAAGTGTGGGATGCCGCCGCCGAGCGCTGGACGCTCGTCGAGCCGCAGATGCCCGACGGCTTCCCCGACCAGCAGATCGGTGCGCCGCTCGATCTGCTCGACGTTCCGCGCGACCGCTTCCTCGTGGGAGCGGATGCCTGGCGCGCCGCCCGCACCGGCGTCATCGACGCGGAGCGATTCGTCGTCGATCCATCGAATCTGATCGTGTTCCTGCGATCCTGGCCGTACCTCGCCCACAACCTGGTGATGGATCTCGCGGCCGTGAACGGCCGCGAACCGCTGCTCTGGGATGCCTGGGGCGAGCTCGAGCGCTTCACCGATTCGAGCGTCGAGACGGCCGAGCTGTCGGCGGCCGACTTCGCCGCTCTGGACGACATCGCCGCGGCGCTCGCCGAGGCGATGGAACCGCACGTCGATCCCCAGGCATCCGCGGTGCGGGCAGCCGACGTCTCGAACGCGAGCGGCCTCGGCATGCCCGACACCGTGCTCACGCTCTCGCCGTACGGGCGCCCGCCGCGCCGCACCGCGCTCCGCACGGCGTCGACCCCTGGTTGAGCTCGTCGACACGAGTGACCGAGCCACCGCCGATCGGGCCCGGCTCCCGTCGGCCGGCGCCGGCGGGTCCCAGCCAGCTGTGTCGATGCGCACCGGCTTCGGCGAGCTGCGCTCGCGCGGCCCGAGTGGGAGCCCGCCCTACTTCTTCGCGCCGGCAGCTGCCTTCGACCCAGCAGCCTTTGCACCCTCGGCAGCCTTGGCCGCGGATGTCGAGCGCGACCGTGACGCCGCGGCACGCGGTCGCGCGGGCGCGGCCTCCGCCGTCTCGACGGCCGCCCGGTGCACCGGCTGGAGCCTGGCGAGCTGGGTGA encodes the following:
- a CDS encoding sigma-70 family RNA polymerase sigma factor; its protein translation is MTADDAALLRALHDEHAPALWRYVVSLTGDAAQADDIVQETLLRAWRKPSVLDQSESSARAWLFTVARNLVIDGTRSARHHHEVTTDTLPDAPIGDDTDARLDAWLVADALATLSIEHRSVIVHAYYGGRSTAEIARELGIPEGTVKSRMHYGLRALRLALQEKGVTR
- a CDS encoding transglutaminase-like domain-containing protein; translation: MNENSSLSVAAGTVIRPAVDYARHTVFSDPGDQRDWLADAPRTVAGIRRLAGTLIFHYRASGDPTALGFGPERLDEIDLRYADAILGRARRLQPGSITAPRGDLQSVLGCCRDFTLVFVAMARELGVPTRMRIGFGGYLIAGWWLDHVIAEVWDAAAERWTLVEPQMPDGFPDQQIGAPLDLLDVPRDRFLVGADAWRAARTGVIDAERFVVDPSNLIVFLRSWPYLAHNLVMDLAAVNGREPLLWDAWGELERFTDSSVETAELSAADFAALDDIAAALAEAMEPHVDPQASAVRAADVSNASGLGMPDTVLTLSPYGRPPRRTALRTASTPG